In the genome of Calothrix sp. PCC 6303, the window CTTGCGCTAGTTGTTGTGTAGATGTGGAGGGAGTTTTAGCGTTAGCATTGTGGGGTAAAGCGATTAAAGTCAATGCAATAGCACTAGCAAGCAAGGGAAGTTTTTTGTAGTTCATTGTAAATTTTCTGGTTAGTTCTCACTATTATAGAAACTCTGAAGACAAACCTATGTCAGAGAAATTATGGATTTTGTCTAAGTTCATATAATCTAATGATTTTAAGGGCAAATATAGCGAAATCCAATCAAATATCAGGAAAAAATCTATTTATAGCAAGATATATTCTCTGTTTTTATGGTACAGATGAAGATTTATCTCAACAATTTAATTGTTAAAGTTGATGTGATCGTAGCCTAATATTGTAGAAAAAAGGTGAACAATTTTTGTTCACCTGGGTGTTAAAGGAGCTATTGAGACATGAAAAAGCGGTTTAAAATTAGGAATTAGATGTCTGATTTGCAGATGGACGACGATTACTACGTCTATTTTGTTTCATCTCTTCTAATTTTTGTCTTTGTTCGGGTGTCAAAATACCATTTATCTGCTGTTTCTTGGACTCCATAATTTGCTTGATTTGGTTCTTTTGGGCATCAGTTAAATTCAGTTGTTTGAACCCTCTACCTTTTTTATCAGATGGATTTAAACTTTCTAATTGAGCGCGTTGTTCGGAAGTAAGAACATTATTAATAATTTCCGAACGACCCTGTTTATTAATTTCAGATATTTGATTGCGCTGTGCTTCTGTCAATCCGAGTTTTTCAAATTTAGCACCTTTTTTCCACTCTTTACTCTGCATTTGCCCTTGAAGATGCGGTGCATTCACATCATTTTGAGCATTTGCTGTAAAGGAAGTACTAGTTAAAGTTAGGGCAACAAGACCAGCGGCAAGTGATAAAGCTTTGAGATTCATAATCGTTTTTTAGAGTTGTTCAAGTTTTCGCTTCGATAACACCATCATATAAACCACTAAGCTGAACGTATATAGAGAAAAAGTCATTATTACGAATATGACTTTAGTCATGATTCAGCTTTAAATTATTTAGAAAACAACTATAAATATGCTAATTATAGGAAATAAATATTTATTTTGGAACCAAAGCAATAATGAATCGTCATATTACATTCTCTAATCATCCTTTTCGCTTTCTAATTTATTTAGAATGGATTTTACTAGCCATTACGGCTTTAACTTCATTACTGCCATCACGTCATCAGGATGAAAGTCATCCAGAATTAACAATTTTTCTATTTATAATTTTTGCCATCATGGGTTTAAAATTGCCGATGGCAAATGAAATTCAGAAAATCTTTTATACAGCGGCTCAAATCA includes:
- a CDS encoding Spy/CpxP family protein refolding chaperone, which produces MNLKALSLAAGLVALTLTSTSFTANAQNDVNAPHLQGQMQSKEWKKGAKFEKLGLTEAQRNQISEINKQGRSEIINNVLTSEQRAQLESLNPSDKKGRGFKQLNLTDAQKNQIKQIMESKKQQINGILTPEQRQKLEEMKQNRRSNRRPSANQTSNS